A region from the Streptosporangium sp. NBC_01756 genome encodes:
- a CDS encoding MarR family winged helix-turn-helix transcriptional regulator, producing MTAMASSRTQPDLSFLLDHTSHVLRSRMSAALAEIGLTARMHCVLVHALEEERTQIQLAEIGDMDKTTMVVTVDALEKAGLAERRPSGTDRRARIISVTEEGARVAGQSQEIVDRVHREALAALPDDERETLLRAMNRLVTGYLATPAENPQPIRRARQRAS from the coding sequence ATGACTGCCATGGCATCCTCGCGCACCCAACCGGACCTGTCGTTCCTGCTGGACCACACCAGCCATGTCCTGAGATCCAGGATGTCGGCGGCACTCGCCGAGATCGGGCTCACGGCGCGCATGCACTGCGTGCTGGTCCACGCCCTGGAGGAGGAGCGCACCCAGATCCAGCTCGCCGAGATCGGCGACATGGACAAGACCACGATGGTGGTGACGGTCGACGCCCTGGAGAAGGCCGGACTCGCCGAGCGCCGCCCCTCCGGCACCGACCGGCGGGCCCGGATCATCTCGGTCACCGAGGAGGGTGCCCGGGTCGCCGGGCAGAGCCAGGAGATCGTGGACCGCGTACACCGGGAGGCGCTGGCAGCGCTCCCCGACGATGAGCGCGAAACTCTCCTCCGGGCGATGAACCGCCTGGTCACCGGTTATCTGGCCACCCCCGCCGAGAACCCGCAGCCGATCCGGCGGGCGCGCCAGCGGGCAAGTTAG